In the genome of Ureibacillus sp. FSL W7-1570, the window TATTTGGTCGTTGGCGGCGCCTTTACAACGGCGGTCATTTCGTTGTATACACGAAAAACAACCGACCAGGCGGAATTTGTCAAGCAGTCCTTCACGATTGTGTTGACATCCGGAATCGTCATGACGGCGGTCGTGCTTCTGTTCACCGATCCACTTATCAAGGAGTTATACGAAAACAACAAAGAAATTACACCGGAAGCCATTGAGTTGACGAAGCATTTGTTTTACTGGATGATGCCTTCATCAATTTTCTTGATTCTTGCTTCGTATTACAGCGGTTTATTGAATGTTCATAATAAATTTCATTTATCCAGCTTTTCCATCTTGATCTATAATGTCGCCTTTTTGGTCATCGCGGTCGGCCTATCTTTCTTCATCGGGCCAATCGCTTACGGGGTCAGTGCGATGGTCAGTGCGGTGATCATGATTTATTTCCTGATTGCCGGCTACCGCAAGCTGAAATCCCATCCGATCGGCATCTCCTTTAAGCGGGATATGACGACAAGGGATTTGTGGATCATGGTGGTGCCCATTATGATCGGCGGCGGAACGATCCAAATTTATGCGATGCTGCAACGTTTCTTTGCCCAGCTTCTGGGATTTGGGGAAAGCGCCATTTCCGTTGTCAACTATGCGTCGAGATTGACGCAATTCCCGCAAACCATTTTGATTACAGCGGTGACGACGGTCATCTATCCCATTTTAAGCCGGAAAGAAGCCGAAGATGATCATGAATCCATTCGGCACTTATACAGCAAAGGATTGCGTTATTTGGTCTTATTGATGGTTCCTGTATCCATCTTCGCCTATTTCTACGCGGAAAATATCATCCAAGTCATCTTTGAATACGGAAACTTTACTAAAGAAGGAACGAAATTGACGACGCCGGTGATGCAAATTTTCGTATTGTCCATGTTCTTCCTGGCGGCCAATACGTATATCACGCGATTCTATTATGCAAAAGGGGATTCCCTTGCACCGGTCATCTTCAGCATCATCAACGTGTTCATCGTCAACATTGCGGTGATGTATTGGATGGCGGACTCGACAGGCGTCGCTTCCATCGCTTGGGGTACGCTGATCAGCTCGATTGTGAACACGCTGTTATTGATCGTTTATGCGCGCTTCAAATACGATTTGAAAGTCGGCGGGGGACAGTCGTCCAAAGAGTCCATCAAACTGCTCATTCCACTTATTTTAATCGGGTGCATTACATATTTTTCAAGCAAATACCTGGTGTTTGATTATAAGTGGATCACCTTCCTTGTCGGATTAGTCATTTTCGGCGTGAGTACAATCGGATTGTTGAAGCTGTTTGGCATCCAAGAGGTGGAAGAATACTGGAATAAAATCAGGGGCAAATTGAAAGGGAATAAATAAAAGATATAGCGGTATGAGGTTGGGACAAACCCTTCCTCTATTAAAGGAGAATTTGAGCTTTCTCAAATTCTCCTTTTTTCTTGAACCCGGTTTTCGCAGCCTCAATTTTTTATTGGAATATTCGTTCAAACCCAAGCATAATAATAAGTATTATAATATTTTATCAAAAAAATGTATTTACATCAAAAAAATACTATAACCTTTGTGAGCAAAATAATTGGAATGATGTTGTGAAGCATGATATTTTAGTATAGAGTAGAGAATACCGGTTTGATGAACACTAAAAATTGGAAGAAAATATCATGTCTTTACAATTTGTGTCAATCGATATACTTATAGTAATAAAACTTTTAACCTAAAATGTTTTTTGTTTATTTATACTATTTACACTGTGTTTATAGTCAATTTACACTATTTTACCTACTTTTATGTTTGGATTTTGTAAAATTATGATAATATTATTTAGCGTAAACAGAATTTACTATATAATGAAAATGCTGTGAAGAATATGGATGGGGGTAAGTACATTGCCTAGAGGTAGAAGAGTAAATTCGAGTGGTGAAAGAAGTAAAAAACTACTTCTAGAAAAGGCTACAGAATTATTTTCGAAAAATGGATATCATAAAACAAAAATTAGTGATATTGTGAAGTCTGCTAATTTGACACAGCCAACGTTTTATCTTTATTTTGAAAATAAAGAGTCATTATATAATGATTTAATCTCACAGTTTAAAAATAACTTCCTAGAAACAATCAACCGCATTCAATCGGAGGCTGATGAGGGAAATATCGTTGAAAATATACATAGAAATTTGACGATTCTGTTCCGATTCTTTGAAAGTAAACCGCATTTAACCAAAATCGGTTACTATCAAACGGAAGAAGCAGACAAATTAAAAGAAAGATTTTCCGATCTGATCGAAGAAGTGTTGAAAGATCGGGCAGAATTTGCCGATTATGATATCCGTATTGTTGCTCACAGCTTGGTTGGCGCCATCGAGCGTCTCACATTGACTTTGCTGTTTACAAAAGAAAGAGAACCGGAACAACTGGCTTCTGAAATCATCAACTTGTATTTTGCGAGAAACTTCGTAAAATAGTGGTGAAATTTTTTGGAAGCGATCGTATAGAATGACTTCCCAATCCTTAAAAGTTCGAATACCGTGCTTTTTAAGGATTTTTTTTTAACGATAAAAAGAGCCATATTCATTCAAGAATGAACATGGCTCGGTCAGGTGCCGGAAATTAATTGTTTCTTACAGTCACGCGCAAATAGGCCCCTTCTTTTAATGGATTGTTCTGTTTGTCTTTCAATGTTGGATGGACGAGAAGCATATACTCGCTACCTGCTGATAATGGCTGATTAGGCGTCACAATCAATTGATTGCCTTTTGTTGATAGAGAAACATCCACTTTATTTCCGCCCAATTCCACCAGCTCGACATCATTTCCATTGACTGGGCCCAATTGGCGGTTCAACGTGATTGTAAATGTTTTTGTTGTCGGCACATTCGTCAAAGCTTTCATCTCTTTAT includes:
- the murJ gene encoding murein biosynthesis integral membrane protein MurJ; translation: MNKFLKIVGAVAIINIAARIFGFLREMVIGYQYGFSFAADSIFTAYMVPNFLYLVVGGAFTTAVISLYTRKTTDQAEFVKQSFTIVLTSGIVMTAVVLLFTDPLIKELYENNKEITPEAIELTKHLFYWMMPSSIFLILASYYSGLLNVHNKFHLSSFSILIYNVAFLVIAVGLSFFIGPIAYGVSAMVSAVIMIYFLIAGYRKLKSHPIGISFKRDMTTRDLWIMVVPIMIGGGTIQIYAMLQRFFAQLLGFGESAISVVNYASRLTQFPQTILITAVTTVIYPILSRKEAEDDHESIRHLYSKGLRYLVLLMVPVSIFAYFYAENIIQVIFEYGNFTKEGTKLTTPVMQIFVLSMFFLAANTYITRFYYAKGDSLAPVIFSIINVFIVNIAVMYWMADSTGVASIAWGTLISSIVNTLLLIVYARFKYDLKVGGGQSSKESIKLLIPLILIGCITYFSSKYLVFDYKWITFLVGLVIFGVSTIGLLKLFGIQEVEEYWNKIRGKLKGNK
- a CDS encoding TetR/AcrR family transcriptional regulator; protein product: MGVSTLPRGRRVNSSGERSKKLLLEKATELFSKNGYHKTKISDIVKSANLTQPTFYLYFENKESLYNDLISQFKNNFLETINRIQSEADEGNIVENIHRNLTILFRFFESKPHLTKIGYYQTEEADKLKERFSDLIEEVLKDRAEFADYDIRIVAHSLVGAIERLTLTLLFTKEREPEQLASEIINLYFARNFVK